The following DNA comes from Denticeps clupeoides chromosome 14, fDenClu1.1, whole genome shotgun sequence.
TTTGTCAGAGTTCGAGTAACAGGTCAACCGCGGCAGCAAGAGACCAGCTGCTGGGTTCATCAGAAAAGGCACTTGCTACCAACtcaaagaaagcaaaaaaaaaaataaaatactgcaaTCCTTTTACAGAGCATTTTCAGatgaaaaaataagaaagaaagaaagaaagaaagaaaaaacagacagagaaaacAAGGCCACTTCGTAGGCACTGGAgtctctccccctcctcctcggGCCGCACACTTCACAAGGCCGACTTGAGATGAGGGGAGCTGGACAGACGGATGGGAAGGAGTGGTTCAAGGTTCGGCGGGGGGTGGGTAGTGTCCGTTAAAACCAGGGATCCCTCCCTGGGACAACGCGTCAGTAGTCTGGTCCACCCCCCTAtcgacaaaaaaataaaaataaaaataaaagtatattaAATGTATGGGAGCCACtcacaaacaaaaccacaatCATCTGTAAACAGCAAAATAGATGGGTTTCTATACAGTTTCCTTGTTTCATTCTTCTCCATGAAAGTCTTCAGCAGTACACTCCCCCCACAAAAACAATAGTAGGCCCCACATTTCGCCTGATTAGAAAGTAAATGCAGTTTTGATTCGTCTGTAcataaaagaaaggaaaagaacaaCGTGAATATTGAAAAATACGGTGGGGGGGACCTTCGCCTCAACATTCAGACTGAAATAATTTCTCTTTTCTATTCGTGGAATCcgtggaaataataataatattaatatttattatcatgataataataaaccaaaaagtggaggggaaaagaaaaagaacaccACAAGTACTATTCAACTGAGCGGCTTTTCTGTCCGTCTCCTTGTTCTCCGCTTTTCGGTCCTGCCCGTGGAGTGGTGGGTTTTGGTGGGTTCATACGCAAATGTCTTTGGGCTCGTTGCCGACAGAGGCGGCGTGGACGTTTTTACAGCGGTTGTCTTTGGGGCTGTAGGCCGTCCGGTGCGGGGCCTTGAGGGGCGCGCCGTCGCCGCTGCGGGTGGTGCAGATGACCTCGCCCTTGGGCCGCAGTGACACGGTCGCCTTTGAGTACTTGTAAATGGGCTGCTTCCCGCCCTCCGTCCCAAACTCCTCCTCTTCCGCCTCCGCCATCCCCAGCTCCGGCAGTCGTCTTCCTCCcaggtcctcctcctcttcgtctcCCGCCTCGTCGCACGTCCGGTCGGGGGTGCCCATGAGCTTGGCGCGCTCGTACTGCGCGTCCCGCAGGTTGCTGTCCTTCAGCTGCGGACGCCCCACCGGCCTCAGCGGCTCCCACTGGTTGTTGACGTTCTCCTCGGCGGGCGTGCGGCTGCACCTCTCGCGCTCTTTGCGCCGCTTGCGTGTCCAGCGCACGCAGACGATGATGCAGAACACCCACAGGGCACAGAAGAGGACGCACAGCCCTGGGACTAGGTAGTCTGAGGGGACAGGAGACGCTGTCAAAATCAACCAAAGCAAATGAACAGAAGAACAGAGAAGGTGCCAGACTAACAAAGATGATTTCCTGGACCGACTGTAAAATGCGCAGTTAAGCGTTCTGAAATCGGGCTACTGCAAACAATACATAAAACCGATCAATAACCAATAATGCAGAATGTATTATTAGTCATTTCCAGATTTCGTATGGCCACCGTCACTGACCGTACAACCTCAGGTCTGCAGACTCGCCGTCTGCACTGTGGCCTTTCCAAGGAAGGTGGTAAAAcgggggggaggggaggggaggggaggggaggcggTGCACTCACCCACGGGCGGCGGCACCACTTGCGTCTCCACTTTGACCTCGATGACGGCCAGCATGACGGAGCTGTTGTGTCTCTTGGACAGGGCGCTCACGATGGTGCTGGCAGCGTCGTGGATCAGGCTGTGGTCCGCCTGCTCGTCCTGCTGGATGGACTGGGGGAAGCGGAGACAGAGAGCGGGAGAAATGCGACGTCAAAAGGACGCTTGAACGTCTGGTGCGGACCGCATGGTTTTAAGTGCGATTTTGAGGTCCCCAATCGGAGGCAAATCCGCAGCTGATATCTAGCAACAGCCAATGAGAGTGCAAGATACGGAATGACTGAAAGAGGCAGGAACCTCACAAagcacgtaatcagaaggttgccggttcaaatcctgatgcGCCAAGCTGCCaccgaggttccactgagcaaagcaccgtccccacacactgctccccgggcctaGCGGGTCAGGAAGCAggctcgtaatcagaaggctgcccactaaatgcagaggacacatttcactgtgcgcaccatgtgctgtgctgctgtgtgtcacaagtgacaatcacttcacactttaaCTTTTCCGACCCTCAATGTTTTTTCTCTGAAATGAAATAGAATTGAGTatcattgtgaatcactgcagcacagaacacggtgactaTACgagtcctccgcttttaacccatcaccttagtgagcagtgggcaacctcctgattacgagCTGGGGGAACGCGAGCATTTCACCGCTCAGGAGTTGCAACACTTACTATGGCCACCTCCACTGCATCTTGGGTGGTGTAGGAGAGgtcacagagcagcagcagggtgTGGTCCTTGGCGACCGTCCGCGTGGTGGGCAGGTACCTCAGCTCCGAGCAGATGTTCTCCACCGTGGTACCCTGAGACAAGAAGAAAAATTAGGGTTGATTACGGGCAGATGCTGGTGGATGGACGGGACTGGGATACTGACCACGGGAACCTTATCCCGGTTGAAGATGAGCGTGATGCGGGCGCAGCTGTTGTCCAGGAAACGCGTGTTGGGTTCACACTTGGTGGTGACCGGTTTGTAGGGGTCGGGGCTGGAGCACACCCCCCACTGGTGGCATGGAGGCAAAAAGCACGTCAGGTAGCTGTGCTCCAAGCAGTCCCTGCCCCGGGGGCAGGTGTGCCGGTCATGACCAGTGACCCCTGGCAACAGGCATGGACGACGTCCACACACAACCTACAacaagaggtcagaggtcatcgcTCAAGTTGTCTTCATGATTATTTTCTACAAAACATTATGACACCATAAAAGAACAGGTTCAGGGGGTGACTTTTtatcttaaatgtaaatgtaaatctcacaCCCAGACCATCTGAAAGTTCATTGATGAACAGACTACATCTCATCGCTATCCTGAAGttggtcattgcacaatcaatgCACTATAGGTGGAATCTAATTTGCTCCTTGAATTGGAGCAAACAAGCTGATCTCATTGCGTACACCGCAAGTGCCGACAGGCCAGGCAGGGATGGGTGAGAGGTCTGGGTGGTACGGCCCAGAGTGCTCCTCCCGGACTCACCTTGGTACACTCCACTTTGCCGTTGAGGCACTGACAGGTGTTGCAGTCCTCCTCCCACCGGCTGCCATGGGGGAACTGCAGTCCAGTATAGTGACAGCTTTTCCCAATGCctataactacacacacacacacacacacacacacacacacacacacacacagtgacgtAACATTGTCGCACAGAAACTACAGTGTCTGCAAGGTTTTAATAACTGCACAAGCTATTAAAAATGACTGTAGATATTAGTCTGTAAGGAGGACTGTATTTTGGCCTTACACTCTTGGCAGCGCGGCCCACTCCGACCCAAGGGGCAGATGCACCGAAAGCCATTGATCTCATCCACGCAGGTGGCACCGTATGCGCAGGGGGACGACTGGCATTCGTCAATGTCTGTTTGGGGAGGAGAGACGAGCAGCAGCATGAGCCAGGCATGCACCTCAAGAAAATGGTCCCCAAAACAGATCTACACTGTCTACTCTTTATTGGAAGAAAATCTACCAGCATGTCCATTAGGGTGAGACTGGTGGACGTGCAACAAACTCATATTTTcatcataaataaatgacagttaGAGTGTCCTCAGAGTTGTTAGAATTTTCAGAATTTTCATGTAGTctaagaaagtgaagtcattatgaaacaaagtgtgtcctctgcttttaacccatcacccttggtgagcagtgggcagccatgacaggtgcccggggagcagtgtgtgggggcggggcgggattggaaccggcaaccttcagattacagggccgcttccttaaccactaggccaccactgctgtctCCGCGACTGCATGGCATGAGCCACCTTTCCAACTACTGCATTACTGACCTCCACATAAAACATGACGTTTCTGTCTTCAAATATCCGACTCTGCGGAACAAAGACCTTTAAAAGGAAGGCCTATGGAATTCTGGTGCAATGGAATAAATCTCCtatgccatgttttttttttttttttttcatgtgtgacTGTGACCTTTGCCCCCAGCCAGGGTTCAAAGGGCACGGGATGAAGCATAATCTATCAGTTTGGTATGGGAGGAGTCTCCACTCACTGATTCGGCAGTCGGGTCCAGCAAAGCCGGGGGCGCACTCGCATCGAAACCAGTTAACCCCGTCCACACAGATGCCGCCATTGTAACTATGTTGAacaaaataggaaaaaaaaaaaaaaaaaagacagacagacattaatataataaacaagTATATGCGCTTCATATTTAATGTGATAATCTTTGGGGGACTTTCAGATAAGAGAATTCTCATCGTCAATACCCCACCTTTCAGATGCTAATCCACCCAATGCACCCGCCCACCCATGGCCCCTGACTGTGATGCCACCCCTCTCTTCCTACCCCTCCTCCCTCAATCCCTCCTTCCTAGCTCCAGGTCACCAGTGAAGAATAGGGGAGGAGAAAAGtggaaaagacagaaagaaagaaacaaagagacCCCCACCCTCTTCCACCAGTTCATTTTAATATCTCAGCCCCTCACTGTTGGGGACACTTTTAGGGCCAGCAGGGCCTATTGTCCCCCCTATTAAAGCCAGCCCAGGGTCTCTGAGCTGTCGGATTTAGGGGTGATTTAGGGACATCTTCCCTGGCCTTTACGAACAGCACCCCCACTGATTTGCTCCCTAAAGTGAATTGCTGGGATACGGTtgcatgagtgtgtgcgtgtctgtgtgtgtgtgtgtttgtgtgtctgtgggtgggTGTTAGAGGTTTATGGTCAGCACTGACAGCCAGGGCCATTCACTACAGTCAGTGTTGAACAGCAAAGGGGAGGGACACAACAGAGAGGGAGGACAACGGTGGTCTCAGATAGAACAGAGCCAacagaggagggaggaggagtgtgtgtgcgtgtgtgtgtgtgtgtatatacacatagtAGGCCTCACTTACCAGGGATGAGGGTTGCAGTCATTGATGTCTGCGGAGAACACAAGACAGAATGGAATAAGGTATACTATTTATTATAGAGCTAAGTCTGGGCTCTAGACATTCTGTTTCTATATTTGGGCTAGTGCCTCTAAAcgaatacataaaaataaaaaaaaaaagtgcacacagGCACTTTGGGTGGAGGAGGGATGCAGACTCACTCTGTGCACAGGTGGCTCCCTCCCAGCCGTCCTTGCAGATGCAGCTGAAGGAGTCGCCTCCGCCTACACAGGTGGCGCCGTTGGCACAGGGGTTGGATGCACAAGTGCTGTTCTTTGCTGcaaaggaaaagaaataaagggaGTGTTTTGCTACGCCGCAAAATAGGTGCATGCAAACGCACAGACACGCAGAAACACACAATTTACCTGTATTGCATGTGCTCCCCTCCCAGCCTGGCGAGCAGGCACAGCGAAAGGCGTCTCCGTGGTCATAACAGGTTCCGCCGTTACTGCAAGTGCTGGCGTCACACTGACtctctcctgcacacacacagacaaagaaaagaaGTCAGACTCacaccataaaaaaatatagagatagatagatagatagatagagagagagagagagagagagaggcgcaTGCAGAAATCACTCACGTGAGTGGCAGGTCTTCCCCTTCCAGCTGTTGGTGCAGTCACAGTAAAAGTCGTTCATCAGGTCCACGCAGTGCCCACCGTTCTTACACGGGTTCCGGCCGCACTCGTTCACGTCTGATTGGGCAGAACAGGGGGGTgtgagaacaagaaaaaaaaaaaagaagaacgaGGAATGAGAAGGGAGAAACGATGATGGGGGGTCCCCACTCACTGATGTCACACAGGCTGCCCTCCCATCCGTCTGGGCAGAAGCACTGGAAGGAGTTCACCCCATCGATGCAGGTTCCGCCATTCTTACAGGGGTTGCTCACGCAGTCGTTAACGTCTAGGGGGAAGGGAAGGGGGGTGGACCAGAAGAACGATGAATGGACCAGTTCGGCGAGCCCTGAAAGAAGACGCTGGGTGCGGAGACTCACTCTCATGGCAGTAGGTGCCAGTGAAGCCCTTCTCGCAGGTGCAGGAGAAGTTGCCGCCGGGCTGGCTGACGCACTTCCCGTGGGGGCCGCACACGTTGGATGAGATGTACTGGATGCCCTCGTCTGAGCCGTTGGACGAAACCGCAATTGTGCAGCTGTCAATCACTGAAaccgtaacacacacacacacacacattagatgACGTTCTGGTTGGAGCTCCCTAAAATGGTTGTATTTCagcatgggtgtgtgtgagtgtgtgtttcggCACCTTGACACGGTGTAGACCTGCAGTGATCTTTCCGGTCTGCGCAGGTCTTGCCCTCGTAGTCCTCTGGGCAGGCACAGTAGAAGTCTCCCAGCATGCCGTGGCAGGTCGCCTGGTTCTGACAGGGGTTGGGCTCACAGGGGTTGAAGCTGGACTGGTTTGGCACCTGGACAGAACAGACAAGATGGAGCAGAACAGGTTTGCGTGCATGACATGGACGGGGAACATGGACGGAGAGAGGATGTTGAAAGCGAGACGGTTTCCATCTACTCCAGGTCTTAGCTCTTTAGGTTTCAACACACAGAGCTAATCTGGGCGGGCCAGCCACCAAGAAAC
Coding sequences within:
- the jag2b gene encoding protein jagged-2b, with protein sequence MWDCTRIKNWLSAACLLLTIWTKVSVCSGYFEVHLVSLQNVNGELLDGECCDGTRSSQDLRCSRDECDTYFTVCLKEYQTEVATTGQCTFGKGSTQVLGGNIFSFKSRKGNGNKLSDAGKIVIPFQFAWPRSYTLILEAWDWDNGTHNSNAPQEETLIERSIHTGMMNPGDDWKSIVHPGPTAQIEYHIRVKCDDNYYGSKCNVHCRLRDDYFGHYRCDQSGNRVCLDGWMGHDCKTAICKQGCNLLHGGCPGEPGECRCSYGWQGPFCDECLLHPGCVHGTCIKPWQCNCEKNWGGLLCDKDLNYCGTHRPCVNGGTCMNTEPGEYSCACPEGYSGKNCEIAEHACVSNPCANGGTCHEVPTGFECRCPPGWEGPTCAKDMDECASSPCARGGTCIDLENGFECICPPPWTGKTCQIDVYGCRGQCQNGATCKEGSRGGYQCQCLPGFAGTHCEIQRNKCASGPCQNAGRCHAVLDGFVCECQPEFAGPLCEVPNQSSFNPCEPNPCQNQATCHGMLGDFYCACPEDYEGKTCADRKDHCRSTPCQVIDSCTIAVSSNGSDEGIQYISSNVCGPHGKCVSQPGGNFSCTCEKGFTGTYCHENVNDCVSNPCKNGGTCIDGVNSFQCFCPDGWEGSLCDINVNECGRNPCKNGGHCVDLMNDFYCDCTNSWKGKTCHSRESQCDASTCSNGGTCYDHGDAFRCACSPGWEGSTCNTAKNSTCASNPCANGATCVGGGDSFSCICKDGWEGATCAQNINDCNPHPCYNGGICVDGVNWFRCECAPGFAGPDCRINIDECQSSPCAYGATCVDEINGFRCICPLGRSGPRCQEFIGIGKSCHYTGLQFPHGSRWEEDCNTCQCLNGKVECTKVVCGRRPCLLPGVTGHDRHTCPRGRDCLEHSYLTCFLPPCHQWGVCSSPDPYKPVTTKCEPNTRFLDNSCARITLIFNRDKVPVGTTVENICSELRYLPTTRTVAKDHTLLLLCDLSYTTQDAVEVAISIQQDEQADHSLIHDAASTIVSALSKRHNSSVMLAVIEVKVETQVVPPPVDYLVPGLCVLFCALWVFCIIVCVRWTRKRRKERERCSRTPAEENVNNQWEPLRPVGRPQLKDSNLRDAQYERAKLMGTPDRTCDEAGDEEEEDLGGRRLPELGMAEAEEEEFGTEGGKQPIYKYSKATVSLRPKGEVICTTRSGDGAPLKAPHRTAYSPKDNRCKNVHAASVGNEPKDICV